A window from Equus caballus isolate H_3958 breed thoroughbred chromosome 8, TB-T2T, whole genome shotgun sequence encodes these proteins:
- the DIPK1C gene encoding divergent protein kinase domain 1C, which yields MARAAGARGRTRWRGRCGRCGRGALLACAAWTAGWVLAAALLLRAHPGVLSERCTDEKSRRILAALCQDYEGGALAGDLCEDLCAAGRLRYRRCLYYERGKKVLQADWRGRPVILKSKEEAFASFPPLSLLEGPAEEGGQDVLEAELLLLVAGEVRSALGLELSRSRLGALWPRGRGPRWRRQLASLWALLQQEEFVLLSLLRDLSRHALPVLGSCGHFYAVEYLAAGSPRHRALFPLDGAAGGSPGGRGQAKAISDMALSFLDMVSHFDNDFSHRLHLCDVKPENFAIRSDFTVVAIDVDMAFFEPKMREILEQNCTGDEDCNFFDCFSKCDLRVNKCGAQRVNSNLQVVCDKIFRHWFSSTLKSSAISFQLQRQLREAVRECADPGGPAGDPQRAAPKVFWKLQRLLQASLRELQEAGK from the exons atggcgcgggcggcgggcgcgcggggcAGGACCCGGTGGCGCGGGCGGTGCGGGAGGTGCGGGCGGGGTGCGTTGCTGGCCTGCGCCGCCTGGACCGCGGGCTGGGTGCTGGCGGCCGCGCTGCTGCTCCGCGCGCACCCAGGCGTCCTCTCCGAGCGCTGCACAGACGAGAAGAGCCGGCGCATCCTGGCTGCGTTG TGCCAGGACTACGAGGGCGGCGCGCTGGCGGGGGACCTCTGCGAGGACCTGTGCGCGGCGGGCCGCCTGCGGTACCGGCGCTGCCTGTACTACGAGAGGGGCAAGAAGGTGCTGCAGGCCGACTGGCGCGGCCGGCCCGTCATCCTCAAGTCCAAAGAGGAGGCCTTCGCCAGCTTCCCGCCGCTCAGCCTGCTGGAGGGCCCGGCCGAGGAGGGCGGCCAGGACGTCCTGGAGGCCGAGCTGCTCCTGCTGGTGGCCGGGGAGGTCAGGAGCGCCCTGGGCCTGGAGCTGTCCCGCAGCCGCCTGGGCGCGCTGTGGCCGCGGGGCCGTGGCCCGCGCTGGCGCCGCCAGCTCGCCAGCCTGTGGGCCCTGCTGCAGCAGGAGGAGTTCGTCCTCCTGAGCCTGCTGCGGGACCTCAGCCGGCACGCCCTGCCCGTGCTGGGCTCCTGCGGCCACTTCTACGCCGTGGAGTACCTGGCGGCCGGCAGCCCCCGCCACAGGGCCCTCTTCCCGCTTGACGGGGCCGCGGGTGGCTCCCCGGGTGGCCGGGGCCAGGCCAAGGCCATCAGCGACATGGCGCTCAGCTTCTTGGACATGGTGAGCCATTTTGACAACGACTTCTCCCACCGCCTCCACCTCTGCGACGTCAAGCCCGAAAACTTTGCCATCAGGAGTGACTTCACG GTGGTGGCTATTGATGTGGACATGGCGTTTTTTGAACCTAAAATGAGGGAAATTCTTGAGCAGAATTGCACAGGAGATGAAGACTGCAATTTCTttgactgtttttcaaagtgtgatTTGCGAGTCAACAAGTGCGGAGCACAGCGAGTCAACAGCAACCTGCAG GTCGTCTGTGACAAAATATTCCGCCATTGGTTTTCCTCGACCCTCAAGAGCTCTGCCATTTCCTTCCAGCTTCAGCGGCAGCTGCGGGAGGCGGTGCGGGAATGCGCAGACCCGGGGGGCCCGGCTGGGGACCCCCAGAGAGCGGCCCCCAAGGTGTTCTGGAAGCTTCAGCGCCTCCTCCAGGCCTCACTGAGGGAACTGCAGGAGGCGGGGAAGTAG